Proteins encoded together in one Tripterygium wilfordii isolate XIE 37 chromosome 14, ASM1340144v1, whole genome shotgun sequence window:
- the LOC120014958 gene encoding probable inactive receptor kinase At5g58300, with protein sequence MKLQSSIVVLTSLFLLLITPLMLADLSSDKQALLDFAAAVPHVRNLNWTESASICSSWIGVTCNVNKTRVTGIRLPGVGLYGDIPANTIGKLDALRVLSLRSNHLNGHVPSDIPSIPALQYLYLQHNNFSGIFPAFLSPQLIVLDVSFNSFFGSISPGIQNLTKLVELYIQDNSFSGAIPNISLPMLKIANLSNNKFNGSIPHFFQNFPTSSFTGNSLLCGLPLKPCSRISSSPSPSPVYFPIPSGNSQNQHATSRKKLGTTSIIAIAIGGSAVLFLLLVVFFICCLKREDSEGNGMLKSKTVSEKPKDFGSGVQEAEKNKLCFFEGCSYNFDLEDLLRASAEVLGKGSYGTAYKAVLDDGTTVVVKRLKEVVAGKKEFEQQMELIGRLGQHPNIISLRAYYYSKDEKLLVYNYMTAGSLFSVLHGNIGAGTTPLDWDSRVKISLSAARGIAHIHSEGGAKCIHGNIKSSNVLLAEELDGCISDLALTPLLNFPSTMSRTIGYRAPEVTEARKITHKSDVYSFGVLLLEVLTGKAPIPSSGGHEDVVDLPRWVRSVVREEWTAEVFDVELLNFQNSQEEMVEMLQVALACVSKVPDMRPKMDEVVRMMEEIQQSGTKNRQQSTNVQNS encoded by the exons ATGAAGCTTCAGTCCTCCATTGTGGTGCTTACGTCCCTTTTCTTACTGCTCATCACTCCCCTAATGCTTGCTGACCTGAGTTCAGACAAACAAGCACTGCTTGACTTTGCTGCTGCTGTCCCCCATGTCCGGAACCTGAACTGGACTGAAAGTGCCTCAATATGCAGCTCCTGGATTGGAGTTACTTGTAATGTGAATAAGACGCGTGTGACAGGAATCCGTCTGCCAGGAGTTGGACTCTATGGAGACATTCCTGCTAACACTATAGGAAAGCTTGATGCTCTTAGGGTCCTCAGCCTTCGATCCAATCACCTTAACGGACATGTTCCTTCTGATATCCCCTCCATTCCTGCCCTCCAATACCTATACCTCCAGCATAATAACTTCTCTGGCATTTTCCCAGCCTTTCTTTCCCCACAACTCATTGTATTGGATGTTTCCTTTAACTCCTTCTTTGGCAGCATTTCACCGGGAATTCAGAACCTGACAAAGCTTGTTGAATTGTATATTCAAGACAATTCCTTCTCTGGAGCCATACCCAACATTAGCCTCCCAATGCTCAAGATTGCTAACTTGAGCAATAACAAATTTAATGGTTCCATTCCACATTTCTTCCAGAACTTCCCTACTTCTTCGTTTACAGGGAACTCTTTATTATGTGGGTTGCCTCTCAAGCCTTGCTCCAGAATCTCCTCTTCGCCTTCTCCTTCCCCTGTTTACTTCCCAATCCCATCAGGAAATTCTCAAAATCAACATGCCACTTCCAGGAAGAAACTTGGCACAACTTCTATTATCGCTATAGCAATTGGGGGATCTGCGGTACTATTTCTCCTACTCGTTGTGTTTTTCATATGCTGTTTGAAGAGGGAAGATAGTGAAGGCAATGGCATGTTGAAAAGCAAGACTGTGAGTGAGAAGCCTAAGGATTTTGGGAGTGGAGTTCAAGAAGCTGAGAAGAACAAACTGTGTTTCTTTGAAGGATGTTCTTATAACTTTGATCTTGAAGATTTGTTGAGGGCTTCAGCTGAGGTACTTGGAAAAGGGAGCTATGGCACAGCCTATAAGGCTGTTTTGGATGACGGAACGACGGTGGTAGTGAAAAGGTTGAAGGAAGTTGTGGCTGGAAAAAAGGAATTTGAGCAGCAGATGGAGCTTATAGGGAGGCTTGGACAGCATCCGAACATTATCTCCTTGCGTGCTTATTACTATTCCAAGGATGAAAAGCTTCTGGTATACAATTACATGACTGCAGGGAGCTTGTTTTCAGTATTGCATG GGAATATAGGAGCAGGGACAACTCCACTGGACTGGGACTCGAGAGTGAAGATCTCCCTTAGCGCTGCCAGAGGTATCGCTCACATTCATTCTGAAGGTGGTGCTAAATGCATCCATGGCAACATCAAATCTTCCAATGTTCTTCTCGCCGAGGAACTCGATGGTTGCATCTCTGATCTTGCCTTGACTCCACTATTGAACTTTCCTTCAACCATGTCTCGGACAATAGGCTACCGTGCTCCTGAGGTTACCGAAGCACGAAAAATCACCCACAAGTCTGATGTTTACAGCTTTGGTGTGCTCCTTTTGGAAGTACTGACAGGGAAAGCCCCAATACCATCATCAGGTGGGCATGAGGATGTGGTTGATCTCCCTAGATGGGTTCGATCTGTTGTCCGGGAGGAATGGACTGCTGAGGTCTTTGATGTTGAGCTACTGAACTTCCAAAACTCTCAAGAGGAGATGGTGGAGATGCTTCAGGTTGCATTGGCATGTGTTTCGAAGGTGCCTGACATGCGACCAAAAATGGATGAAGTTGTTAGAATGATGGAGGAAATCCAACAATCTGGAACAAAGAATAGACAACAATCAACCAATGTCCAAAACTCATGA
- the LOC120014959 gene encoding low affinity inorganic phosphate transporter 8-like: MEEGNETVFSALDNAKTQLYHFKAIVIAGMGFFTDAYDLFCITAVTKLLGRLYYHDPATPDKPGALPDNINNAITGVALCGTLAGQLFFGWLGDKLGRKKVYGITLVTMVGCAFASGLTFGSTTNSMVATLCFFRFWLGFGIGGDYPLSAVIMSEYANQKTRGAFIAAVFAMQGVGILFAGAVSMIVSKMFLNAFPAPEYRSNHELSTQRQADFAWRIVLMFGAIPAAMTYYWRMKMPETARYTALVAGDHKKAAADMAKVLDKNILVEQSSKIPNNPNSSYGLFSAEFLRRHGLHLLGTTSTWFLLDIAFYSLNLTQKDIYPASGMLPKASTMNALEEMYKLSKAMFLVALFATVPGYWFTVLLIDRIGRFVIQLGGFLLMSICMAILGFHYKELRGDKCPKTSTSNNEYCGGNTTMFTLLFGLSLFFANFGPNSTTFIVPAELFPARFRSTCHGISAAAGKGGAIISAFVMQSYSHDLSKIKRMIIALSVVNMLGFFFTFLVPETNGRSLEEISEENDQSTAAKNGDARVIQHTEMV, encoded by the coding sequence ATGGAGGAAGGAAACGAAACCGTATTCTCTGCTCTTGATAATGCCAAGACCCAACTTTACCATTTCAAGGCAATTGTCATTGCTGGTATGGGATTCTTCACTGATGCTTATGATCTCTTCTGCATAACTGCTGTCACCAAGCTCCTAGGCCGCCTTTACTACCATGATCCCGCAACTCCTGACAAGCCTGGAGCTTTGCCAGATAATATCAATAATGCCATAACTGGGGTTGCTTTGTGTGGAACATTAGCTGGACAACTCTTCTTTGGGTGGCTTGGTGACAAACTTGGTAGAAAAAAGGTTTATGGGATCACTCTAGTGACCATGGTCGGGTGTGCCTTTGCATCCGGACTTACATTCGGATCAACAACTAATAGTATGGTTGCTACTCTATGTTTCTTTCGCTTCTGGCTGGGTTTCGGGATTGGAGGAGACTATCCACTCTCAGCAGTAATCATGTCTGAATATGCCAACCAAAAAACCAGAGGAGCATTCATTGCTGCTGTTTTTGCAATGCAAGGAGTTGGAATACTTTTTGCTGGAGCAGTGTCCATGATTGTCTCCAAGATGTTCCTAAATGCTTTTCCGGCTCCTGAATATAGAAGCAATCACGAACTTTCTACTCAACGACAAGCAGATTTCGCTTGGAGGATTGTGCTTATGTTTGGCGCGATCCCTGCTGCTATGACATACTATTGGCGGATGAAAATGCCCGAAACTGCTAGGTATACTGCGTTGGTAGCTGGAGATCACAAAAAGGCTGCTGCTGATATGGCCAAAGTACTTGATAAGAACATTCTTGTTGAACAAAGTTCCAAGATTCCCAACAATCCGAATTCTTCATATGGACTGTTCTCTGCTGAGTTTTTAAGGCGGCATGGACTTCACCTTCTCGGTACCACCAGCACCTGGTTCTTATTGGATATTGCATTCTACAGTCTCAACCTCACCCAGAAAGACATTTATCCTGCAAGTGGAATGCTACCAAAGGCCTCAACAATGAACGCGCTGGAGGAGATGTACAAGCTCTCCAAAGCAATGTTCTTGGTAGCACTTTTTGCAACAGTTCCCGGGTATTGGTTCACCGTGCTCCTCATTGACAGGATAGGAAGGTTTGTAATCCAACTTGGTGGCTTCCTCTTGATGTCCATTTGCATGGCAATCCTTGGATTTCATTACAAAGAACTCAGAGGAGATAAGTGCCCTAAAACCTCAACTTCAAATAATGAGTATTGTGGTGGTAACACCACCATGTTTACTCTTCTGTTCGGACTCAGTCTCTTCTTCGCTAACTTTGGACCCAACAGCACAACTTTCATTGTTCCAGCAGAGCTTTTCCCAGCTAGGTTCCGTTCAACGTGCCATGGGATCTCAGCAGCGGCAGGAAAAGGAGGAGCCATTATCAGTGCATTTGTGATGCAAAGCTACAGTCATGACCTCAGTAAGATTAAAAGGATGATTATAGCCCTTTCAGTGGTGAATATGCTTGGCTTTTTCTTCACGTTCTTGGTTCCAGAAACAAATGGACGATCACTCGAGGAAATCTCTGAAGAGAACGACCAGTCTACTGCTGCAAAAAATGGTGATGCAAGGGTGATCCAACACACTGAAATGGTTTAG
- the LOC120014960 gene encoding serine/threonine-protein kinase AtPK2/AtPK19-like isoform X1 yields the protein MVSSQVSILTGARSQKPLLDELLLPMESPDAIPSEYVEFDFSDVFGPAPVEALNDLSCEHSKSMVAGSDVNEFLYDDPAIICSRSHSLVGPSSYVNQSLKLSKLTLHESDEDSLELVDGVSEDMLKCTTEPFSGEKPNGDIVNHDLEDHCAGLEDFEILKVVGQGAFAKVYQVRRRGTSEIYAMKVMRKDKIMEKNHADYMKGERDILTKVDHPFIVQLKYSFQTKYRLYLVLDFVNGGHLFFQLYRQGLFREDLARIYTAEIVSAVVHLHGNGIMHRDLKPENILLGADGHVILTDFGLAKQFVDNTRSNSMCGTLEYMSPEIIKGKGHDKAADWWSVGILLYEMLTGKPPFVGGNRQKIQQKIIHDKIKLPAYLSSEAHSLLKGLLQKEANKRLGSGPCGDDEIKGHKWFKSINWKKLDAREIRPSFRPEVSGSHCIVNFDECWTKMPLEVSPAASPTFGENPFKGFTYVRPAASFLKNA from the exons ATGGTTTCCTCACAAGTGTCAATTCTCACTGGGGCCCGCTCACAGAAGCCTTTACTGGATGAATTGCTTCTTCCAATGGAATCACCTGATGCTATTCCTTCTgaatatgttgaatttgatttttccgATGTCTTTGGTCCTGCGCCAGTTGAAGCCTTAAATGACCTCAGCTGTGAGCACTCCAAAAGTATGGTTGCTGGATCAGATGTGAATGAGTTTCTTTATGATGATCCAGCCATCATATGTAGCCGGTCCCATTCTTTAGTGGGCCCCTCAAGTTATGTTAATCAGTCTTTGAAGCTTAGCAAGCTCACATTGCACGAGTCAGATGAGGATTCCCTCGAACTTGTGGATGGAGTGAGTGAGGATATGCTGAAATGTACTACGGAGCCATTTAGTGGTGAAAAACCTAATGGAGATATTGTTAATCATGATCTGGAAGACCATTGTGCAGGACTtgaagattttgaaattttgaaggtAGTTGGCCAAGGCGCCTTTGCCAAAGTGTATCAAGTGAGGAGGAGAGGTACTTCAGAAATATACGCGATGAAAGTCATGCGTAAGGATAAGATAATGGAGAAGAATCATGCCGATTACATGAAAGGGGAGAGAGATATTTTGACCAAAGTTGATCACCCATTCATTGTGCAGCTAAAATACTCATTCCAA ACCAAATATAGACTGTACCTTGTACTTGATTTTGTAAATGGGGGTCACCTTTTCTTTCAGCTCTATCGCCAAGGCTTGTTCAG ggagGATTTGGCACGTATTTATACTGCTGAGATTGTTTCTGCTGTTGTTCACCTCCATGGGAATGGCATAATGCACAGGGATCTTAAACCTGAAAATATCCTTCTTGGTGCAGATGGGCAT GTAATTTTAACAGACTTTGGCTTGGCGAAGCAGTTTGTTGATAATACAAGATCAAATTCTATGTGTGGCACGTTAGAATATATGTCACCTGAAATTATTAAAGGGAAAGGCCATGATAAGGCTGCAGACTGGTGGAGTGTGGGAATCCTGCTGTATGAAATGCTTACCGGGAAG CCACCTTTTGTTGGTGGAAACAGACAGAAAATTCAGCAAAAGATAATACATGACAAGATCAAGTTGCCTGCATATTTGTCGAGTGAAGCCCATTCGCTACTTAAAGGG CTGCTGCAGAAAGAAGCGAACAAGCGCCTAGGAAGTGGACCATGTGGTGATGATGAGATCAAAGGTCACAAGTGGTTCAAGTCAATCAACTGGAAGAAGCTGGATGCTCGTGAAATTAGGCCAAGCTTTCGGCCAGAAGTTTCTGGGAGCCACTGCATTGTTAACTTTGATGAATGCTGGACCAAAATGCCGTTGGAGGTTTCTCCCGCTGCTAGTCCAACATTTGGTGAGAATCCTTTCAAGGGTTTCACTTACGTTAGGCCTGCTGCTTCATTTCTTAAGAATGCCTGA
- the LOC120014960 gene encoding serine/threonine-protein kinase AtPK2/AtPK19-like isoform X4: MVSSQVSILTGARSQKPLLDELLLPMESPDAIPSEYVEFDFSDVFGPAPVEALNDLSCEHSKSMVAGSDVNEFLYDDPAIICSRSHSLVGPSSYVNQSLKLSKLTLHESDEDSLELVDGVSEDMLKCTTEPFSGEKPNGDIVNHDLEDHCAGLEDFEILKVVGQGAFAKVYQVRRRGTSEIYAMKVMRKDKIMEKNHADYMKGERDILTKVDHPFIVQLKYSFQTKYRLYLVLDFVNGGHLFFQLYRQGLFREDLARIYTAEIVSAVVHLHGNGIMHRDLKPENILLGADGHVILTDFGLAKQFVDNTRSNSMCGTLEYMSPEIIKGKGHDKAADWWSVGILLYEMLTGKPPFVGGNRQKIQQKIIHDKIKLPAYLSSEAHSLLKGLMQRKTEWCFMH, encoded by the exons ATGGTTTCCTCACAAGTGTCAATTCTCACTGGGGCCCGCTCACAGAAGCCTTTACTGGATGAATTGCTTCTTCCAATGGAATCACCTGATGCTATTCCTTCTgaatatgttgaatttgatttttccgATGTCTTTGGTCCTGCGCCAGTTGAAGCCTTAAATGACCTCAGCTGTGAGCACTCCAAAAGTATGGTTGCTGGATCAGATGTGAATGAGTTTCTTTATGATGATCCAGCCATCATATGTAGCCGGTCCCATTCTTTAGTGGGCCCCTCAAGTTATGTTAATCAGTCTTTGAAGCTTAGCAAGCTCACATTGCACGAGTCAGATGAGGATTCCCTCGAACTTGTGGATGGAGTGAGTGAGGATATGCTGAAATGTACTACGGAGCCATTTAGTGGTGAAAAACCTAATGGAGATATTGTTAATCATGATCTGGAAGACCATTGTGCAGGACTtgaagattttgaaattttgaaggtAGTTGGCCAAGGCGCCTTTGCCAAAGTGTATCAAGTGAGGAGGAGAGGTACTTCAGAAATATACGCGATGAAAGTCATGCGTAAGGATAAGATAATGGAGAAGAATCATGCCGATTACATGAAAGGGGAGAGAGATATTTTGACCAAAGTTGATCACCCATTCATTGTGCAGCTAAAATACTCATTCCAA ACCAAATATAGACTGTACCTTGTACTTGATTTTGTAAATGGGGGTCACCTTTTCTTTCAGCTCTATCGCCAAGGCTTGTTCAG ggagGATTTGGCACGTATTTATACTGCTGAGATTGTTTCTGCTGTTGTTCACCTCCATGGGAATGGCATAATGCACAGGGATCTTAAACCTGAAAATATCCTTCTTGGTGCAGATGGGCAT GTAATTTTAACAGACTTTGGCTTGGCGAAGCAGTTTGTTGATAATACAAGATCAAATTCTATGTGTGGCACGTTAGAATATATGTCACCTGAAATTATTAAAGGGAAAGGCCATGATAAGGCTGCAGACTGGTGGAGTGTGGGAATCCTGCTGTATGAAATGCTTACCGGGAAG CCACCTTTTGTTGGTGGAAACAGACAGAAAATTCAGCAAAAGATAATACATGACAAGATCAAGTTGCCTGCATATTTGTCGAGTGAAGCCCATTCGCTACTTAAAGGG CTGATGCAGCGAAAGACTGAATGGTGTTTCATGCATTGA
- the LOC120014960 gene encoding serine/threonine-protein kinase AtPK2/AtPK19-like isoform X2, protein MVSSQVSILTGARSQKPLLDELLLPMESPDAIPSEYVEFDFSDVFGPAPVEALNDLSCEHSKSMVAGSDVNEFLYDDPAIICSRSHSLVGPSSYVNQSLKLSKLTLHESDEDSLELVDGVSEDMLKCTTEPFSGEKPNGDIVNHDLEDHCAGLEDFEILKVVGQGAFAKVYQVRRRGTSEIYAMKVMRKDKIMEKNHADYMKGERDILTKVDHPFIVQLKYSFQTKYRLYLVLDFVNGGHLFFQLYRQGLFREDLARIYTAEIVSAVVHLHGNGIMHRDLKPENILLGADGHVILTDFGLAKQFVDNTRSNSMCGTLEYMSPEIIKGKGHDKAADWWSVGILLYEMLTGKPPFVGGNRQKIQQKIIHDKIKLPAYLSSEAHSLLKGQPKTASKHAVNLIELKLTSFAPFLL, encoded by the exons ATGGTTTCCTCACAAGTGTCAATTCTCACTGGGGCCCGCTCACAGAAGCCTTTACTGGATGAATTGCTTCTTCCAATGGAATCACCTGATGCTATTCCTTCTgaatatgttgaatttgatttttccgATGTCTTTGGTCCTGCGCCAGTTGAAGCCTTAAATGACCTCAGCTGTGAGCACTCCAAAAGTATGGTTGCTGGATCAGATGTGAATGAGTTTCTTTATGATGATCCAGCCATCATATGTAGCCGGTCCCATTCTTTAGTGGGCCCCTCAAGTTATGTTAATCAGTCTTTGAAGCTTAGCAAGCTCACATTGCACGAGTCAGATGAGGATTCCCTCGAACTTGTGGATGGAGTGAGTGAGGATATGCTGAAATGTACTACGGAGCCATTTAGTGGTGAAAAACCTAATGGAGATATTGTTAATCATGATCTGGAAGACCATTGTGCAGGACTtgaagattttgaaattttgaaggtAGTTGGCCAAGGCGCCTTTGCCAAAGTGTATCAAGTGAGGAGGAGAGGTACTTCAGAAATATACGCGATGAAAGTCATGCGTAAGGATAAGATAATGGAGAAGAATCATGCCGATTACATGAAAGGGGAGAGAGATATTTTGACCAAAGTTGATCACCCATTCATTGTGCAGCTAAAATACTCATTCCAA ACCAAATATAGACTGTACCTTGTACTTGATTTTGTAAATGGGGGTCACCTTTTCTTTCAGCTCTATCGCCAAGGCTTGTTCAG ggagGATTTGGCACGTATTTATACTGCTGAGATTGTTTCTGCTGTTGTTCACCTCCATGGGAATGGCATAATGCACAGGGATCTTAAACCTGAAAATATCCTTCTTGGTGCAGATGGGCAT GTAATTTTAACAGACTTTGGCTTGGCGAAGCAGTTTGTTGATAATACAAGATCAAATTCTATGTGTGGCACGTTAGAATATATGTCACCTGAAATTATTAAAGGGAAAGGCCATGATAAGGCTGCAGACTGGTGGAGTGTGGGAATCCTGCTGTATGAAATGCTTACCGGGAAG CCACCTTTTGTTGGTGGAAACAGACAGAAAATTCAGCAAAAGATAATACATGACAAGATCAAGTTGCCTGCATATTTGTCGAGTGAAGCCCATTCGCTACTTAAAGGG CAACCAAAAACAGCCTCTAAGCATGCTGTCAATCTCATTGAATTAAAACTTACGTCCTTTGCACCCTTCCTGCTTTAA
- the LOC120014960 gene encoding serine/threonine-protein kinase AtPK2/AtPK19-like isoform X3 — translation MVSSQVSILTGARSQKPLLDELLLPMESPDAIPSEYVEFDFSDVFGPAPVEALNDLSCEHSKSMVAGSDVNEFLYDDPAIICSRSHSLVGPSSYVNQSLKLSKLTLHESDEDSLELVDGVSEDMLKCTTEPFSGEKPNGDIVNHDLEDHCAGLEDFEILKVVGQGAFAKVYQVRRRGTSEIYAMKVMRKDKIMEKNHADYMKGERDILTKVDHPFIVQLKYSFQTKYRLYLVLDFVNGGHLFFQLYRQGLFREDLARIYTAEIVSAVVHLHGNGIMHRDLKPENILLGADGHVILTDFGLAKQFVDNTRSNSMCGTLEYMSPEIIKGKGHDKAADWWSVGILLYEMLTGKPPFVGGNRQKIQQKIIHDKIKLPAYLSSEAHSLLKGNSNQKQPLSMLSISLN, via the exons ATGGTTTCCTCACAAGTGTCAATTCTCACTGGGGCCCGCTCACAGAAGCCTTTACTGGATGAATTGCTTCTTCCAATGGAATCACCTGATGCTATTCCTTCTgaatatgttgaatttgatttttccgATGTCTTTGGTCCTGCGCCAGTTGAAGCCTTAAATGACCTCAGCTGTGAGCACTCCAAAAGTATGGTTGCTGGATCAGATGTGAATGAGTTTCTTTATGATGATCCAGCCATCATATGTAGCCGGTCCCATTCTTTAGTGGGCCCCTCAAGTTATGTTAATCAGTCTTTGAAGCTTAGCAAGCTCACATTGCACGAGTCAGATGAGGATTCCCTCGAACTTGTGGATGGAGTGAGTGAGGATATGCTGAAATGTACTACGGAGCCATTTAGTGGTGAAAAACCTAATGGAGATATTGTTAATCATGATCTGGAAGACCATTGTGCAGGACTtgaagattttgaaattttgaaggtAGTTGGCCAAGGCGCCTTTGCCAAAGTGTATCAAGTGAGGAGGAGAGGTACTTCAGAAATATACGCGATGAAAGTCATGCGTAAGGATAAGATAATGGAGAAGAATCATGCCGATTACATGAAAGGGGAGAGAGATATTTTGACCAAAGTTGATCACCCATTCATTGTGCAGCTAAAATACTCATTCCAA ACCAAATATAGACTGTACCTTGTACTTGATTTTGTAAATGGGGGTCACCTTTTCTTTCAGCTCTATCGCCAAGGCTTGTTCAG ggagGATTTGGCACGTATTTATACTGCTGAGATTGTTTCTGCTGTTGTTCACCTCCATGGGAATGGCATAATGCACAGGGATCTTAAACCTGAAAATATCCTTCTTGGTGCAGATGGGCAT GTAATTTTAACAGACTTTGGCTTGGCGAAGCAGTTTGTTGATAATACAAGATCAAATTCTATGTGTGGCACGTTAGAATATATGTCACCTGAAATTATTAAAGGGAAAGGCCATGATAAGGCTGCAGACTGGTGGAGTGTGGGAATCCTGCTGTATGAAATGCTTACCGGGAAG CCACCTTTTGTTGGTGGAAACAGACAGAAAATTCAGCAAAAGATAATACATGACAAGATCAAGTTGCCTGCATATTTGTCGAGTGAAGCCCATTCGCTACTTAAAGGG AACAGCAACCAAAAACAGCCTCTAAGCATGCTGTCAATCTCATTGAATTAA
- the LOC120014118 gene encoding uncharacterized protein LOC120014118, translating into MHGCTSPRVIVTDRELGLMKACAQVFPEASKLLCRWHIYQILQKFLAVMKYLKDVWLTPYKEMFVSAWTDRYLHFWNHTTNKVESQHAKLKRYLCSSQSDLERSMSWIHQVILSQDTAIKASIERSQTIIQHRFNIPHLRDLCGFVSIEALNLMLIEFERSKDVGQVAYKCGCHLRMSYGLPCAHEQAMYVSEGHTVPLDAIDKFWGNLDLMQCQSLEEDDIDCNTDVQMFTEQFQQQPRHVKVNWLRKLREIFRPSTTSLREPAVKTNTRGHSSTKKKVATTTRNNPTAYVVDRSDFVQSREPHRHSSSSRLPESKIF; encoded by the exons ATGCATGGATGCACTAGCCCACGAGTTATCGTTACGGATAGAGAGTTGGGGCTGATGAAAGCCTGTGCTCAAGTATTTCCAGAGGCTTCAAAACTACTCTGTAGATGGCACATCTATCAAA TCTTACAGAAGTTCCTGGCAGTGATGAAATATCTGAAAGATGTGTGGCTGACACCATATAAAGAGATGTTTGTATCTGCCTGGACAGACAGATATCTGCATTTCTGGAACCACACGACTAATAAGGTTGAGAGTCAGCATGCTAAGCTGAAAAGATATTTGTGCTCGTCACAGTCAGACTTGGAGAGATCCATGTCGTGGATTCATCAGGTTATCTTGTCTCAGGACACAGCTATCAAAGCTAGCATTGAGAGAAGTCAAACCATCATCCAACACCGATTCAATATACCACACCTTCgggatttatgtggttttgtttcaatcgaGGCATTGAATTTGATGTTGATTGAGTTTGAGCGGTCAAAAGATGTTGGACAGGTTGCTTACAAATGCGGATGTCACCTTCGTATGAGCTATGGACTACCGTGTGCTCACGAACAAGCCATGTACGTGAGCGAAGGTCATACTGTACcgcttgatgccattgataaattttggggAAATCTTGATCTAATGCAATGTCAGTCGCTTGAAGAGGATGACATCGACTGTAACACTgatgtacaaatgttcacagaacagTTCCAGCAGCAGCCAAGACATGTAAAAGTCAATTGGCtaaggaaattgagggaaatattcAGACCTTCAACAACTTCTCTTCGTGAACCTGCTGTGAAGACCAACACTAGAGGGCATTcgtccacaaagaaaaaggtagccacCACCACCCGTAACAATCCAACTGCATATGTTGTTGATAGGAGTGATTTTGTTCAGTCTCGGGAGCCTCACAGACACAGTTCCTCATCCAGACTCCCCGAATCGAAGATTTTTTAG